ACACGTGACACCGCAGAAACCGATAATAGATGCACAAGTAAACAAACCCATCCATAACTACACGCCAGGCAACGTAACGGCTAAATTGGAACAGTATCCGACCATTGAAATTGATTGGAAAGTGTAACGATGAATTACATAATTTACCTTTGCAGTAACTAATATAACATTTAATTGAGGAGCAACTTATCACATGAGAATTGAAACTAAATTTCATGCAACGATTGAAATTGACCCATCAGAAATCTGGCATTTTCCAAAAGGAATCCCCGGCTTTGAAGCGGAAAATGAATTTGTCTTGGTGCCGATTGAAGGCAGCGATTCTTTGCAGGTATTACAATCGACCAAGCAGCCATCCGTTGCATTTATTGTAGCCAACCCATATACACTCGTAACCGATTATACTTTTGAAATAGATAACTCAACGATTGACTTGCTGGAAATCAGTCAGCCGGAAGATATCATGGTGCTTGGCATCCTATCCATGAAACAGCAGTATCACGAGTCCACAATCAACTTGCAGGCGCCTTTGATCTTTCACGTTCCAAATAAAAAAGCCAAGCAAATGATTCTGAACGACCCACGTTTCACTGTCAGACACCCAGTCGGCAAAGGAGGGAACTGACATGCTCGTCTTGTCACGTAAAGTAAACGAGTCGATTCAAATTGCAGACAACATAGAAATTCGGATTCTGGAAGTCAAAGGAGATACCGTGCGGATTGGCATTGAAGCACCGAAATCTATTGAAATTCTTAGAGGGGAATTAGTTCAATCGATTACCGAGACGAATAAAGAAGCGCTCACAATCGATATGGATCTGTTCTCGCAGCTGTTGAAAAAAGAATAGCCTTCTATTAGTAAAGCATCGCTATAGAGTTTCTGCAGCGGTGCTCTTTTTACGTGAAGTTCTGTTTAGACAAACTTATGACATATGTACTCTATTTTTTCTGCAGATTATAAAATACTTCAAAAATAGACTAAACACTTTACCTGCCTGTCCGATATTACTAGTGTAAGCGGGAGAAAGAGTTCGGCCGGCTCCGTACACCGCCACAAAATTCAGGGTCACAAGGAAGTGCACCCTACACACACTCAAGGAGGAAATTAACATGAGAATTAATCATAATATTGCAGCGTTGAATACACATCGTCAGTTGAACACAGCTACTACTAACCAATCAAAATCTATGGAAAAATTGGCATCAGGTCTTCGTATTAACAAGGCTGGCGACGATGCAGCTGGTCTTGCAATTTCTGAAAAAATGCGTGGGCAAATTCGTGGATTGGATATGGCATCTAAGAATGCTCAGGACGGTATTTCTTTGATTTCAACTGCTGAAGGTGCATTAAACGAAACTCATGATATTTTACAACGTATGCGTGAGTTAGCTGTTCAAGGTGCGAATGATACTAATGTTGCACAGGACAGAGATGCGATTCAAGAAGAATTAGTTGAGCTGAAAAATGAAGTTAATCGCATCGCTGATACAACGGAATTTAACAAACAGTTGCTATTAAAAGGTAACTTAGGTGGTACAGTTGAACAAGATCCTAACACAACTACTGTTTTAGATGTAAAGGGAGTGGCTAGTGCTTCTACTAATGGTGCTGCTGCAGGAACTTATACTATTACAGTAGAAAATTCAGACAAATTAACGATGACGTTTGGTGGTAAGAAACAAGAGATTGATAATGCAGATGGGGCTCAAGAATTAAATTTCTCAGACTTTGGAATCACAATAAAAACTAATGCGGCATACACAGCTGATGATGCGATTGGTGATGTCGAGGTATTAGCAGGTTCTGTTACGTTCCAAATCGGTGCTAATGAAGACCAAAACGTAAGTTTAAATATCCGAAGTATGCGTACTGATGGAGATTTGAACCTTGAAAGTTCTGGACGGGTCGATGTTTCTACGCATGATAAAGCAAAAGCTTCAATTACTAACATTGAAAGTGCAATAACTGAAGTTTCAAAAGAACGTTCAAAACTTGGTGCTTATCAAAATCGTTTAGAACACACAATCAACAACTTAAACACTTCTTCCGAAAACTTAACAGCTGCTGAGTCTCGTGTACGTGACGTTGACATGGCGAAAGAAATGATGGAACAAACTAAAAATTCTATTCTTTCTCAAGCAGCACAAGCAATGTTGGCTCAAGCGAACCAACAACCACAGGGAGTATTACAACTTCTTCGTTAATTTAAGAATATTTAAAAGGGTCCCTGGCTTAGCTAGGGGCCTATTGTATTAAAAAGATTAAATTTTTAGAAGGAGGAAATACCTTGATAGAAAAAATTGGTTACCTAGTAAAAAAAGCCAATGATAAGACCTCATGGAGAAAT
The Sporosarcina sp. P33 genome window above contains:
- the fliW gene encoding flagellar assembly protein FliW; amino-acid sequence: MRIETKFHATIEIDPSEIWHFPKGIPGFEAENEFVLVPIEGSDSLQVLQSTKQPSVAFIVANPYTLVTDYTFEIDNSTIDLLEISQPEDIMVLGILSMKQQYHESTINLQAPLIFHVPNKKAKQMILNDPRFTVRHPVGKGGN
- the csrA gene encoding carbon storage regulator CsrA; translated protein: MLVLSRKVNESIQIADNIEIRILEVKGDTVRIGIEAPKSIEILRGELVQSITETNKEALTIDMDLFSQLLKKE
- a CDS encoding flagellin gives rise to the protein MRINHNIAALNTHRQLNTATTNQSKSMEKLASGLRINKAGDDAAGLAISEKMRGQIRGLDMASKNAQDGISLISTAEGALNETHDILQRMRELAVQGANDTNVAQDRDAIQEELVELKNEVNRIADTTEFNKQLLLKGNLGGTVEQDPNTTTVLDVKGVASASTNGAAAGTYTITVENSDKLTMTFGGKKQEIDNADGAQELNFSDFGITIKTNAAYTADDAIGDVEVLAGSVTFQIGANEDQNVSLNIRSMRTDGDLNLESSGRVDVSTHDKAKASITNIESAITEVSKERSKLGAYQNRLEHTINNLNTSSENLTAAESRVRDVDMAKEMMEQTKNSILSQAAQAMLAQANQQPQGVLQLLR